The window TTATacccaaatgtttttgttaacttTAAATTTTAAGATCCCAGCACTAATATTACTTCACAGTACAGCAATAGTGAAGTAACAataattttatccatttaaaatgcaCACTCCATTCAACATGGCTAAAGAGTTACAGAATATTTAGAAGTAACTCCTTTAAAGACTAAAATGCAAACATATGAATATGAACATGATGATAATTAACAGTTCATTAActttttttactttcatgttTGAGACTTTGTAATGCCTTAAACTGTTATACTGTATAAATGTTTACAGCAGAGACTTATTGTTTAGTCTTCTTCCTGTACTGTAAGACTCAAAGTGATGCGATTTCAGTATCtgattttgaaattaaatttggACATATTGAGAGCAGGTAGGAAAGCACTTTGTAGCGTCTTAAAGACCTTTTAGTTACTTAGAAAATAGAATCTGAATGCTTTGTGGTACAAAAGTGATGCTCAGGTATTAAATTGATTTAAGTTGGGGGTTTCAGCAGCACTGATTATTCATATCATATTATATTAACTGTTGGAAGCATGGGGATGTgttttctcaattttttttttattgcagtttgtGTTATACTCACTACAATAAACCACTGCTTATCTATATTTAAGCTTTGCTACTTCATTAGTTTCAGGTTTTAGGACAgttgctttaaaacaaaacataaccaTCTTTGCATGTGGTCAAAGCCTTTTAATCAAGCACATTAGGTGACAATGTCACAGAGAAAGTTTAATTACTCTGTTAAGTAAGTAAGTTACATGATGGCTAGCACATAAAGATATTTAGGGTCTAATGAATCTTGAAGACAAAGTCtacaaaacaactttaaaaaataaattgtaatattttttttttgcaattgtCTAAAAAACAATTTCCTTGTATATTCAGATGCTtctttatttgcttgttttggaGCATTTTTTGACCGAGGATCCCAGTTTGTCAGCCAGCAGAAATGGGTTGAGGTGGCAgtactgaggaaaaaaaaaaaacaatatcagGGATCACTCTACTAATCTGTTAATGTAGAACCTCAAACAAACTTTACATAAGTCAAACAAATACTATGCTACAATCTAAGCGTAAACTGTGCAATTACtataaaggctttttttttatatttgaagcagcacatttcatttctgGGTGCAGCCAGAATATCAGCTACCTGTGGTGTTGACTCTGAGCTGGACTCTGGTTTATCCAACATCTGAATTTTGAAATCAGGGAAGAAACGGGAACTCTGGAGGATTGCTGCCATCTCTCCATTTACCTTCACTGCAACATCTTTCTGCATATCACAAAAGTAAATAACCTAGTCAATCAAATGACATAAAAGATTATTTGGATATTTTTATCCAcagtacatgttttttttcctgttggaACAATGTGCCACAGGTTAGCAAATGCTCTTATGTAAACACTGATCAGTGATTCAACAGTGGCCTGACTGTTCACTTTTATTATACCTTGAAACAGTGTGATGAATCAAAGTCCAGCTGATCTGGGAAATCTGGCACAGTTCCTTTATAGGTCACTGTTGCCTCAGACATCACTGGACTTTTGGACAGCCTGAAGAGCCGGTAGGTGCCTGAAGCATAGTTGATGTCACCTGCAAAATGCAGAGCTGGCTCAGTTGTAGAAAAAACATTGTTTACGCACGTcatcaaaagtcaaaatttgacccttttttttcttttacctgcTTTTGCTTTGAGTTCATTGTTGTAGACCACAATGTGGCTTGCTGAAACAAGGTGTGGAGTGCTGAAACCTACGCTGTGGGCCAATGAAATGAGGTCCTGCCAAAACAGAGACCCTCCCATTCCTTCACCTAATGCCAAAAAGAAAGAGATCACAGCCAACACATTCTGTGTGTTCTATTTTTGCCTTTTACATTGAATTTTAGATgataataaaatgttattttaccCCATAGGACAGCATCTTGCTTCATGTGATCAGGAATAACTTTGCTGGCATACATGTCACTGAAGTACAGTTCACCTCCCTCCTGTGTAAAACGAGGGAGCGATGAtgcctttcctttctttttcatatTAATGTAGTTGATAGAAATTCTTCACACTAACCTTTAGGGTGTTGTATGCCTGCTGTAGCACTGCTCTTTTATCATGGCACAAACAGATTACACAGTTGGATCTGGATagattaaaaaaggaaaacatgtttgGTTTATTAACCTAACAGAGCTCTCTTATAGTAACAGACCATAAAGTCCATTGGAAGATCATGTAGACTCATAAGAATGCTTCAAACCTTACAGCACAACATCCATTGAGTCGCTCTGAATGCCAGCTTCACTGAGCTTCTCCATATACCCCTGGACAAAGGTGACATTAGGCTCCTTATAGCCAAACTTGTTTTGATGATACTCAATGTACTGACGCGATGCAGTGATCTAAAGAGAGACAGGTTAAGTCAGTAGAAGGTACAGAAATCAAGTGTCAAAAGCCtgtgtacgtgcatgtgtaATTACCAGCTCCTCTGTCATATCGATCCCTGTCACATGTCCGCTCGGTCCAACTAGTTTACTGAAGGCGTAACAGTCTCTGCCGGACCCACTGCCGAGGTCCAGCACTCTGCAGCCATCGAGCTTTGCTGGGAACGGAAGACCACAACCGAAGAATCTGGGGAAAAGTATTGTTAATGACAGCAGCGTATAACCACAAAATTTCTGTTCAATGACGGGAAGCATACGGACATTACAGAAATATGTCTGTGCTGTAAAGGATGACAACAGTACAAAGAGCCACCAGAAATAAGGCCGTTTTATCTGCTATTATTGTTGAAGATGTAAATATATGATGTAGAGGTAATGTAAAGGTGAGAAAGGACTGAAGACTGTACCTTTTGGTTACCTCTGGGTGAACCAGGCTAAGTGCTTCGGTGACACTTCTTGGAACTGGACAGCAGGACAAGCTGCAAGAGGCGGCACTGGTTTGCAAATCACCAGAGGACTCCAGTCGACTGCCATAATATTTCTGCACaatataaagacaaaaacagtctTTACACAggatttaacatttaactgGACTGTTTTACGTGCCATCATCTATGGTCACCTTGAAACTAGTCTTAAAAAGTTACATTTCCGCAACCagaattaaatatgtttcacatTATAACAAGATTAGCTTTCttattgaacttttttttttttttttccattacttACTTACCAAAAGATTATGTAGTCAAATAACGTGATTCATGAACAAATAAGAAATTATTCTTTCTTCTTTAGTCTGAAATTTGTATGCACTTGTTCCACAGGTTTAAAGTACTAATACAGTAGGAGTAGCTATGCAGGTGCTACTGAATTTTGgatgaaatatatatttctttgcAAGAAATGTGGCATGAAGTGTTTCCTGCTCCCATGTTGGAAAACATATGAACATTAATACCAATCTGGTTTGACTGGACAATTGTCAGTATTTTCACTTTAGTGGGTTACAAATTAAACGTGACTAAGCAGCAGTAGTGCAAtgtcagagctgctttggaggaaagaaaaataaaactggacgGCGTCTGATTCAAACTCAGTGAAGTACCTTCACGTTTTCCCGCACGTCCTCACCAGTCGCCATTACGTCCGGAAGActcagagggaaaaaagtgGTTAGCCAAACTATATAAAAGCAAATACTGTGTGGTTTGAATGAGAAGCTGTATTTGGGTCAGATCAGAGATGTTATAAGAGACGTAAGGACTTTGGTCAGCCCTGCCCTCCTCGGTCAGGACCAAGCGGTAACGTCTGACGTCAGACATTGGTTTGTGAACTACCGTTTTGAAGCCTCGAGTTTGGCAACTTGACCGTCgccattttgcttttttttttttttttttttttgagccagAATTGCCCATATTTGGATAAGGGGGTGGGGGATGAGTGGGGGCGGGTTTACCTTGTGAACATGGGTACTGTCCTCAAGGTAAACTTTATAACTAAGAGTTAAAGTAATCTTAGCAGCTAAATGCATCAATAAACGTTACATTATAAGAGGATAACTGTAATGTACTAGGTGAAGTTACACGTTACATCGTGTAACCATGGGTGTACTGTAAACTGTCaccacgcacatacacacacacacgtgtgcaggCCCTTAGTAGTATGCACTTACTACTAAGGGTATTAGTAGTAAGTACAGAGTATTTACATACTctgtaaatgtctgttaaaacagtaataaaataCTTGTGAGGCTATTGATATTGGTGTGATTGACTTGTGTAAGGAAACACGAACTTGATTAGTAAGTGCATCGTAATGTACTCCAACACTGTAGGGGGCAGTAGTGTAACGGAAACAGGAACATACGGGTATTTGCAAAATTGCGCTTGTCCAACGTTTGCGTATTTTTCAACGTAGCGGACAGAGTGTTGGGGGTAGTAAACGCTACGTAAATCCGGCGTAACCGTCGTTTGTGATTTCCACTGAAGTGCGTTCATCGTGTGGCCGCCGTCGTTCGTCGTGCAGCTTCATGCAGACAAATCAACACAACGGGGAAGCTCAAAAAGTATTATAAAGCCCCGAGAGAGAAATGTTGTGGTAGCGGGCTGTGTGTGTAATACGGGTGTCTTCAACGTTAGGAACGTACTCCGGGAGTGAAGGCAGCGAGgtgtgtggtgttttcttttttgttgcttaacATTCAGTTGTTAGCCGCAGTGCTAATTTTAGCAATCGACTAGCTTACCGCTTCATCCACGCTCGGCCTAATCAACAACTAGACTGAAAACGCTCCCTCATGTTTCGCCAACTTGGTTTTAACGTTTTGTAAAACTCACATTTATTGTGGTTTGCATTGTTACATTTACCGAATGAGCAATGAGTTAAGTCTGGCGGTGGTAAAAGTTTTGTTTAATGGGTCCTTGTGCGCCTTTCAGGAAGCCATGTTGCTAAGCTCGTTAACTATGAAAGTAATGATGTTACGATTATCTATTGCAGTTAATAATACTTATCATGTAGCCAGAATACGTGTACCAGTTTCTGCCCGATCAACAAATTTAACTTACTTAATTTAACTTATTAGagatgtgttttaaattttGCTTAGTTTATAAAGTATGGGCGTATAATGCAATAACGAGCGCGACATGTTAGAGCCAGCCAGAAGACTCGTTGTGTTAATACAGTTtgatttttatgtgtatttattctgtctttacGTCTAAATCCACTCCCCAGTTTGTAGGTAGGTAACAATAAAAACCTGAAGGCCTAAACCACATGTGGGGTTAGTGTTGATTGAAATTTcttgtgtggtgtttttgttttcaggagtGAGGCACAATGGCAGCTACCTTCCCCTATAGAGGGGTCCCTGCGGGGATGCCACCTGGTGTACCCCCTCCTGTACCCGTCCCAGACTTCATGTCTGAGGAAAAACTGCAAGAGAAAGGTCTGTTGGCTTTCACTAAATACTTCACATTCATGGTGCAAAATTTGACTGTTGTATCTTAAATGGATGTGACTAAATTTGTCATTGTGTGCTAAATGTCCTCTAACTCTACAGCCAGAAAATGGCAGCAGTTGCAGGCAAAGCGCTactcagaaaagagaaagtttgGCTTTGTGGATGCTCAGAAGGAAGACATGCCACCTGAGCATGTCCGCAAGATCATCAGGGACCATGGAGACATGACCAATAGAAAGTTTCGCCATGACAAGAGGGTCTATCTTGGGTAAAGACAAATCTTTTCTAAACATGATTTAAAAGCGGAGATACAAGTCTCTGAATGTTTTATTAGCTGAGTAACATGTTCAGATATACTCTAGGTTGTAATTACTGCATATGTAAGCTTTAAACAGATTGCTTtcgaacacattttttttttttttttttagaaaatttgTTTGctcattgattgattgattgcaTTCATCACTACTGCCATAGCTCATCCAGTGTCTTTTCTTGTTTAACAGTGCCCTGAAGTACATGCCCCATGCAgtgctgaagctgctggagaacATGCCTATGCCATGGGAACAGATCAGAGATGTGCCTGTCCTCTACCACATCACTGGAGCTATTTCCTTTGTCAATGAAATCCCCTGGGTCATAGAGCCAGTTTACATTGCTCAGTGGGGGTAAGAGTGTGTGGTGTTGAGTGATGCTAAGCACTCCATGCTGTACTGTTATGTTTCTACAGTATTAATAATCAATGGTATCCCTAATCCTCCTCCCAGCACTATGTGGATCATGATGCGTCGTGAGAAGCGTGATCGTCGGCACTTCAAGCGCATGCGCTTTCCACCCTTTGACGATGAGGAGCCGCCA of the Toxotes jaculatrix isolate fToxJac2 chromosome 9, fToxJac2.pri, whole genome shotgun sequence genome contains:
- the zgc:153372 gene encoding arsenite methyltransferase, whose translation is MATGEDVRENVKKYYGSRLESSGDLQTSAASCSLSCCPVPRSVTEALSLVHPEVTKRFFGCGLPFPAKLDGCRVLDLGSGSGRDCYAFSKLVGPSGHVTGIDMTEELITASRQYIEYHQNKFGYKEPNVTFVQGYMEKLSEAGIQSDSMDVVLSNCVICLCHDKRAVLQQAYNTLKEGGELYFSDMYASKVIPDHMKQDAVLWGEGMGGSLFWQDLISLAHSVGFSTPHLVSASHIVVYNNELKAKAGDINYASGTYRLFRLSKSPVMSEATVTYKGTVPDFPDQLDFDSSHCFKKDVAVKVNGEMAAILQSSRFFPDFKIQMLDKPESSSESTPQYCHLNPFLLADKLGSSVKKCSKTSK